A region of Schistosoma mansoni strain Puerto Rico chromosome 1, complete genome DNA encodes the following proteins:
- a CDS encoding putative one cut domain family member, producing the protein MFKNIEHLKQEHNQENQSDENYKLYPDKFETLYLIDSTKELLHPLSKSISGSSLSTSTVDINRVNNNNISTIDIHPQSSIHNFLPSSQNSNNSLSSCEYAVRTNSLTGNISTNPQTVSFQLSSNIDNSSNILINNENIDANENLLTNQQSTSSPSNYMKIQNYLLKTLDSPHDLSYTNSSAFISQSSQIKLTNNCNLSDQLGITTYIDDNGQNYIITTSYSNQSKLKQKQQHIQDPRIELNFLYLMTSSSIDSTVAAASNVMSYIYQNGSLNYDDTNNLLKLHQSGQQQQYPLQQLQSVNNSIISHSNTVQSNNLKNHNGLVTPFILEDVKPRFQESNTIKHNHNTSPAINTTHHSTTDIIMVGFNNSTSVNHQSSHVNDVNLKNTVDNLNTNNSNISTASNNNNNQPRTSFTENSNYRSTQLQNCYNYVQSEVNYKPDLKIQTSSMQHVQGHPYHPTLMNGSLVSSHMNNEALSLQKALSNMHARHDIISHSIQEMEEINTKVLAHRISSELKRYSIPQAVFAQRILCRSQGTLSDLLRNPKPWSKLKSGRETFRRMWKWLHEPEFQRMSALRLAGPVVCKRKESEHIKLAESRQPKKPRLVFTDIQRRTLQAIFKETKRPSKEMQSTIAQQLGLQVSTVANFFMNARRRSLDKWQEDTSKLSSTINSPSDSPYSRSEEHGQQSSMIHNLCCSQDGDFSNCTPYSLPSRRQPGCSQSITTPVSTLKTLDNSFIPGNPTELEQITRSNSLASCNSFTKPSNHVPLTSNFARTVLSNNNDKSDLFKCDNSRNNMITLEHRTFNALNSTDNPSTIPTVIYASQDSTCEQQQMDAENFSNNYSLHLTTQIQHSFPHQLQSQQEHQQPQHTMTSGQLTLTEQALELCSSLAAANAISFNNNNNIIHLTSEKPNHSHANSEIKLSHELNGSVDINNIVFNNNNIHTENDVKSTDRLTNDISNNSNSHEDNNDDQHCHRQQQYHQIDLMSKLNLSINECNQLRLLPSNDLSRRLYFSNNEFIDQMKQTNNEIIDENNDTNNNNLNEVEDQDECVEDIDDDDDEEEEDEEDDNEEEVNAELYEDEAEISEEEDNDDDVNTINSDKKHCTRHDLNSNSND; encoded by the exons ATGTTTAAAAACATAGAACATTTAAAACAAGAACATAATCAAGAAAATCAATCTgatgaaaattataaattatatcCAGATAAATTTGAAACATTATACTTAATAGATTCTACCAAAGAATTACTTCATCCATTATCTAAAAGTATATCTGGATCTAGTTTATCAACATCTACTGTTGACATCAATcgagtaaataataataatatatcaaCAATAGATATTCAtccacaatcttcaatacataATTTTCTACCCTCTAGTCAAAATTCTAATAATTCTCTCTCCTCATGTGAATATGCTGTGCGAACAAATAGTTTAACAGGAAATATATCAACCAATCCGCAAACTGTATCATTTCAGTTATCTAGCAATATAGACAATTCATCCAATATactaattaataatgaaaatatagacgctaatgaaaatttattaaccAATCAACAATCAACATCATCCCCATCAAATTATATgaaaattcaaaattatttattgaaaacacTTGATAGTCCACATGATTTAAGTTATACTAATTCTTCTGCATTTATTTCACAATCATCACAAATAAAGTTAACTAATAATTGTAATTTATCTGATCAACTAGGTATAACAACATATATTGATGATAATGGTCAAAATTATATTATAACAACATCATATAGTAATCAAtccaaattaaaacaaaaacaacaacatattCAAGATCCACGGATTGAATTAAATTTTCTAT ATCTTATGACAAGTTCATCTATTGATTCTACTGTAGCAGCTGCATCAAACGTAATGAGTTATATTTATCAAAATGGTTCATTAAATTATG ATGatacaaataatttattgaaactTCATCAATCTGGTCAACAGCAACAATATCCCCTACAACAATTACAAAGTGTAAATAATTCCATTATTTCGCATTCAAATACTGTACAATCGAATAATTTAAAGAATCATAATGGTTTAGTTACTCCATTCATTCTTGAAGATGTTAAACCAAGATTTCAAGAAAGTAACACAATTAAACACAATCATAATACTAGTCCTGCAATAAATACTACACATCATTCTACAACCGATATTATTATGGTTGGATTTAATAACAGTACATCTGTAAATCATCAATCAAGTCATGTAAATGatgtaaatttaaaaaataccGTAGATAATTTAAACACGAATAACAGCAACATTAGTACtgctagtaataataataataatcaaccaAGAACTTCATTTACAGAAAATTCAAATTACAGGTCAACTCAATTAcaaaattgttataattatgtTCAGTCCGAAGTGAATTATAAACCTGATCTGAAAATTCAAACATCAA gTATGCAACATGTGCAAGGACATCCATATCATCCAACTCTCATGAATGGTTCATTAGTTTCATCACATATGAATAATGAAGCATTAAGTTTACAAAAAGCTTTGTCTAATATGCATGCAAGACATGATATAATTTCACATTCTATTCAAGAAATGGAAGAAATTAATACAAAAGTATTAGCACATCGTATAAGTTCAGAATTAAAACGTTATAGTATACCACAAGCTGTTTTCGCCCAACGCATTTTATGCAGAAGTCAAGGCACATTATCTGATCTATTAAGAAATCCTAAACCTTGGAGTAAATTAAAATCTGGTCGTGAAACGTTTCGGAGAATGTGGAAATGGTTACATGAACCAGAATTTCAACGAATGTCCGCTTTACGTTTAGCTG GTCCTGTAGTATGTAAACGAAAAGAATCAGAGCATATCAAGTTGGCAGAAAGTCGTCAGCCTAAAAAGCCACGCCTTGTTTTTACCGATATACAAAGACGAACTTTGCAGGCTATATTTAAAGAAACCAAGCGACCTAGTAAAGAAATGCAG TCTACAATAGCTCAACAACTTGGATTACAAGTTTCAACAGTAGCAAATTTTTTTATGAATGCTCGTCGTCGATCACTAGATAAATGGCAAGAAGATACGAGTAAACTTTCGAGTACGATTAATTCACCATCGGATTCCCCATACAGTCGTAGTGAAGAACATGGGCAACAGTCAAGTATGATCCATAATTTATGTTGTTCACAAGATGGTGATTTCAGTAATTGTACACCATATTCATTACCATCTAGGCGTCAACCTGGATGTTCACAATCAATTACTACTCCAGTATCAACATTAAAAACATTGGATAATAGTTTCATTCCAGGGAATCCAACAGAATTGGAACAAATAACACGAAGTAATAGTTTAGCTTCTTGTAATAGTTTTACAAAACCTAGTAATCATGTACCATTAACTTCGAATTTTGCAAGAACAGTAttaagtaacaataatgataaaagtGATTTATTTAAATGTGATAATTCAAGAAATAATATGATCACATTAGAACACCGTACATTTAATGCACTGAATTCAACTGATAATCCTTCAACTATTCCAACTGTTATTTATGCATCACAAGATTCAACttgtgaacaacaacaaatggatgcagaaaatttttcaaataattactCTTTACATTTAACAACACAAATTCAACATTCATTTCCACATCAACTACAATCACAACAAGAACATCAGCAACCACAGCA TACGATGACTAGTGGGCAGTTAACATTAACTGAACAAGCTTTAGAACTATGCTCTTCATTAGCTGCTGCCAATGCTAtctcatttaataataataacaatataattCATTTGACCAGTGAAAAACCAAATCATTCCCATGCTAATTCAGAAATAAAACTTTCACATGAATTAAATGGATCAGTTGatataaacaatattgttttcaataataataatattcatactGAAAATGATGTGAAAAGTACAGACAGATTGACAAACGacattagtaataatagtaatagtcaTGAGGATAACAATGATGATCAACACTGTCACCGCCAACAACAATATCACCAAATAGATTTAATGAGTaaattaaatttatcaataaatgaatGTAATCAACTACGTTTACTACCATCAAATGATTTATCTAGACGTCTCTATTTCTCTAATAATGAGTTTATCGATCAgatgaaacaaacaaataacgaaataattgatgaaaataatgatacaaataataataatctcaatgaaGTTGAAGATCAAGATGAGTGTGTTGAAGacatagatgatgatgatgacgaggaggaggaggatgaggAAGATGATAATGAAGAGGAAGTCAATGCAGAATTATATGAGGATGAGGCAGAGATCTCAGAAGAAGAAGATAATGATGACGATGTTAATACAATAAATAGCGACAAAAAACATTGTACGAGACATGATTTGAATTCTAATTCAAATGACTAA